The Methanolacinia petrolearia DSM 11571 genome has a segment encoding these proteins:
- a CDS encoding NDR1/HIN1-like protein: MQESKEPSIEIASVGIGDIGIESTTLNVTLSVHNPMPIGGTLKSVKFSVFLLKENNESFLGDGEKDNVRIEGGGVTRAEIPVKLKNAAVISAAGGLIGGDLDIVVRGTAAVDLKIAAPEIPFEKKVKINGFLKG, encoded by the coding sequence ATGCAGGAGTCAAAAGAGCCTTCGATAGAGATCGCATCTGTTGGTATCGGCGATATCGGAATTGAGAGCACCACACTCAATGTAACACTTTCGGTTCACAATCCCATGCCCATCGGGGGTACCCTGAAATCAGTTAAGTTCAGCGTCTTTTTACTGAAAGAAAATAATGAATCCTTTTTGGGAGACGGTGAAAAAGATAACGTCAGGATCGAAGGAGGTGGGGTAACCCGGGCGGAGATCCCCGTAAAGCTGAAAAACGCTGCAGTTATTTCAGCCGCAGGCGGACTGATAGGGGGGGATCTTGATATTGTTGTCAGGGGTACCGCCGCAGTCGACCTGAAGATCGCCGCACCGGAGATCCCCTTTGAAAAAAAAGTTAAGATTAACGGTTTTCTGAAAGGATAA
- a CDS encoding response regulator: MPGSKVLIVEDEVIVAMSIERTLSSFGYDVVGLSTSPEDAIRIAGELKPDLVLMDINLDGEIDGIDAAEKIAQTSDIPVIYLTSYTNEETMRRAIGTNPYGYLTKPVRPKELYTTIETVLNKHRAEIAERELKESKRTQWEILNSLDFGICVASYEPDKERCTIAAINEKACAILGVPGRELWKNKADLDDYIPGLAETVSRSIAEGRRSVVLRSGFAESGASYLLRFIGSGGNYSILISFIDNNGSREILDGINKITGHISSILTLCNGKNGVAKEISEHALEIEKIMKNY; encoded by the coding sequence ATGCCAGGTTCAAAAGTTCTGATTGTAGAAGATGAGGTCATAGTAGCAATGAGCATCGAAAGGACGCTCTCTTCCTTCGGCTATGATGTTGTCGGGCTGTCGACATCACCGGAGGATGCCATAAGGATTGCAGGGGAACTGAAACCGGATCTGGTTTTAATGGACATCAATCTCGACGGTGAGATCGACGGTATAGATGCGGCCGAAAAAATTGCACAAACATCGGATATTCCTGTCATATATCTTACTTCATATACAAATGAGGAAACCATGAGAAGGGCTATAGGAACAAATCCTTACGGTTACCTGACAAAACCTGTACGCCCCAAGGAGCTTTATACGACAATCGAGACAGTCCTGAACAAGCATCGTGCGGAGATCGCGGAGAGGGAGCTTAAGGAGAGCAAAAGAACCCAGTGGGAGATCCTAAACAGCCTCGATTTCGGCATCTGTGTAGCCAGCTATGAACCTGATAAGGAGAGGTGTACAATCGCGGCCATCAACGAAAAGGCCTGTGCTATCCTCGGAGTACCGGGGAGGGAGCTCTGGAAGAACAAAGCAGACCTTGATGACTATATCCCCGGACTGGCTGAAACTGTCTCCCGCTCTATTGCGGAAGGAAGGAGGAGTGTAGTCTTGAGATCCGGGTTTGCAGAAAGCGGGGCCAGTTATCTTCTCAGGTTTATCGGTTCCGGTGGAAATTATTCAATATTAATCAGTTTTATCGATAATAATGGAAGCAGGGAGATCCTGGACGGCATAAACAAAATTACCGGGCATATATCCTCAATTCTTACTCTATGCAATGGAAAAAACGGAGTCGCCAAAGAGATTTCGGAACATGCTCTTGAAATCGAGAAGATAATGAAAAACTACTGA